In a single window of the Candidatus Methylomirabilota bacterium genome:
- a CDS encoding iron ABC transporter permease: MGARRVRTREIEVQGARQLELSPWVAAVAPVAAILAVPIVAVLSSLAHPRLEVWEHLWQTQLGELVTNTLFLLAGVGATTLVLGTGLAWLVVGFRFPGRAVFEWALMLPLAVPAYVIGFAFLGLFDYAGPVQSALRRELGEWARLPDIRSYGGIVAVMTLVFYPYVYLLARDAFRQQGAATLETARSLGHTRFQVLWKVMLPMARPSLVAGVSLAMMEALADFGTVATFGYRTLTEAIYRVWLGMFERDAAVQLASVLLLFAALLLALERALRGRARFVQSHRRGPGITPVALSGWRAGAATLACAVVLAAAFVLPVGQLLVWAREADVGSHLPFGRLLANTLVLASLAATITGVLALVLVYAARLHPSTTVRAVTRFVSMGYALPGSVIAVGVLGPVAVLDHFLVSGLERLLGHPLGLVLTGSIAALVYAYVVRFLAVGYQTLDASLGKIPGTFDDAARSLGTSVLGTLRRVHLPLVRGGLLTALILVFVETMKEMPATLLLRPFGFDTLAVGVWELTAESLWEDASVPALAIVAAGLLPVFLAIRWSQRPR, from the coding sequence ATGGGCGCGAGGCGGGTCCGCACCCGCGAGATCGAGGTCCAGGGGGCACGCCAGCTCGAGCTGTCACCGTGGGTCGCCGCGGTGGCGCCGGTCGCGGCCATCCTGGCCGTGCCGATCGTCGCCGTGCTCTCGTCCCTGGCTCACCCCCGGCTGGAGGTGTGGGAGCATCTCTGGCAGACGCAGCTCGGGGAGCTCGTCACCAATACCCTGTTCCTGCTGGCCGGCGTGGGCGCGACCACCCTGGTCCTCGGCACCGGGCTGGCCTGGCTCGTCGTCGGCTTCCGCTTCCCGGGCCGGGCCGTGTTCGAGTGGGCGCTCATGCTGCCCCTCGCCGTGCCCGCCTACGTCATCGGCTTCGCATTCCTGGGCCTCTTCGACTACGCCGGTCCGGTACAGTCGGCGCTGCGCCGCGAGCTGGGGGAATGGGCGCGCCTGCCCGACATCCGCTCGTACGGGGGCATCGTCGCCGTCATGACCCTGGTCTTCTATCCGTACGTCTACCTGCTCGCCCGAGACGCGTTTCGCCAGCAGGGGGCGGCCACCCTGGAGACGGCGCGCAGCCTGGGGCACACACGATTTCAGGTTCTCTGGAAGGTGATGCTCCCCATGGCGCGGCCCTCCCTGGTCGCCGGGGTATCGCTGGCCATGATGGAAGCCCTGGCCGACTTCGGTACGGTGGCCACGTTCGGTTACCGCACGTTGACGGAAGCGATCTATCGCGTGTGGCTGGGGATGTTCGAGCGCGACGCCGCCGTCCAGCTCGCCAGCGTCCTGCTGCTCTTCGCCGCCCTCCTGCTGGCGCTCGAGCGGGCGCTCCGCGGCCGCGCGCGCTTCGTGCAGAGTCATCGCCGCGGGCCTGGCATCACGCCCGTCGCCCTGAGCGGCTGGCGCGCCGGCGCGGCGACGCTGGCCTGCGCGGTGGTGCTCGCGGCGGCCTTCGTGCTGCCGGTGGGACAGCTGCTCGTGTGGGCCCGTGAGGCCGACGTGGGCAGTCACCTTCCTTTCGGCCGTCTGCTCGCCAACACCCTCGTCCTGGCCAGCCTGGCCGCCACCATCACCGGCGTGCTGGCGCTCGTCCTCGTCTACGCGGCGCGCTTGCACCCGTCAACGACGGTCCGCGCCGTCACGCGCTTCGTCTCGATGGGCTATGCGCTGCCTGGCTCGGTGATTGCCGTCGGCGTGCTGGGTCCCGTCGCCGTGCTCGACCATTTCCTCGTGAGCGGTCTGGAGCGACTGCTGGGGCACCCGCTGGGCCTCGTGCTCACCGGCTCGATTGCCGCGCTCGTCTACGCCTACGTCGTGCGGTTCCTGGCCGTCGGCTACCAGACCCTCGACGCCAGCCTGGGCAAGATCCCCGGCACCTTCGACGACGCGGCGCGCTCGTTGGGCACGTCGGTCCTCGGCACCCTCCGCCGGGTGCATCTGCCTCTCGTTCGCGGTGGCCTCCTCACCGCGCTCATCCTCGTCTTCGTGGAGACGATGAAGGAGATGCCGGCCACGCTCCTGTTGCGACCGTTCGGCTTCGACACCCTCGCCGTGGGCGTCTGGGAGCTGACGGCGGAGTCCCTGTGGGAGGACGCTTCCGTGCCGGCCCTGGCCATCGTCGCCGCGGGCCTCCTGCCCGTCTTCCTGGCCATCCGCTGGAGCCAGCGCCCCCGTTGA
- a CDS encoding extracellular solute-binding protein produces MRLILVVFLLVLITALPAASITSASDAVVAYSARHYGHEAAFDAFTRRTGIPVKIFNGNTGELFERLKAEGDRTPADVLFTVDAGNLWNAARAGLLSRVDSPELQANVPAHLRDPEQRWVGLTVRARTIVYSTQRVKPAELSTYGALGEPRWKGRLCLRTSGYIYNQSLLATMIKRHGEPRTEEIVRGWVANQPILINGDTKILEAIAAGQCDVGLANHYYLARRLAKDASFPVGIYWANQQTTGTHVNVSGAGVTAHARHRAGAIKFLEYLSSPEAQQMFADLSFEYPANPQASLHPLVARWGKFRHDDINIAAAGEYQAAATRLADRVGYR; encoded by the coding sequence ATGCGATTGATCCTGGTCGTTTTCCTCCTCGTGCTCATCACGGCGCTTCCCGCAGCCTCCATCACGAGCGCGTCCGACGCGGTCGTCGCGTACTCGGCCCGGCACTACGGGCACGAGGCCGCCTTCGACGCGTTCACCCGCAGGACGGGCATCCCCGTGAAGATCTTCAACGGCAACACCGGCGAGCTGTTCGAACGCCTCAAAGCCGAGGGCGATCGCACGCCGGCCGACGTCCTTTTCACGGTGGACGCCGGCAACCTCTGGAACGCAGCCCGGGCCGGCCTGCTCTCGCGCGTGGACTCGCCCGAGCTGCAGGCGAACGTTCCGGCTCACCTGCGGGATCCGGAGCAGCGCTGGGTGGGCCTGACGGTCCGGGCCCGCACCATCGTCTACAGCACCCAGCGGGTGAAGCCGGCCGAGCTCAGCACCTACGGAGCGCTCGGCGAGCCCCGCTGGAAAGGACGCCTGTGCCTGCGCACCTCGGGCTACATCTACAACCAGTCGCTGCTCGCCACCATGATCAAGCGCCACGGCGAGCCGCGCACGGAGGAGATCGTGCGGGGCTGGGTGGCCAACCAGCCGATCCTCATCAACGGCGACACGAAGATCCTGGAGGCGATCGCCGCCGGCCAGTGCGACGTGGGACTTGCCAACCACTACTACCTGGCCCGCCGGCTCGCCAAGGATGCGAGCTTCCCGGTGGGAATCTACTGGGCCAATCAGCAGACGACGGGGACGCACGTCAACGTCTCGGGCGCCGGCGTGACGGCCCACGCCAGACATCGCGCCGGGGCGATCAAGTTCCTCGAGTACCTGTCCAGCCCGGAAGCCCAGCAGATGTTCGCCGACCTGTCCTTCGAGTATCCGGCCAACCCCCAGGCCTCCCTGCACCCCCTGGTCGCCCGCTGGGGCAAGTTCAGGCACGACGACATCAATATCGCCGCGGCCGGCGAGTACCAGGCCGCGGCGACCCGGCTCGCTGATCGCGTGGGCTACCGGTAG
- a CDS encoding metal-dependent transcriptional regulator, producing MKRTSSLKNAGAASTTASVQDYLAAIYDLGASSGPVIGARLAKHLGISAPAVFEAIQRLTRGGYVRVGRGKAVSLTPKGREIAEVMARRHRLLERWLTDTLGLNWADAHEEAHRLEHAISPRVEERLAALLGMPSTCPHGNPIPGMPSAVRVEPFPLARAKAGTTVVVERITEEAEADKDLLEYLWRAEVRPGRRLRVVEVAPWAGTITLAGDGRTIALGLPAAAKIWVYRPERASAPA from the coding sequence ATGAAGAGAACGTCAAGCCTAAAGAACGCAGGCGCCGCCTCCACGACCGCTTCGGTTCAGGACTACCTGGCCGCCATCTACGATCTGGGCGCCAGCAGCGGGCCTGTGATCGGCGCCCGGCTGGCCAAGCACCTGGGGATCTCCGCGCCCGCCGTGTTCGAGGCGATCCAGCGGCTCACGCGGGGGGGCTACGTCCGCGTAGGCCGGGGCAAGGCCGTCAGCCTCACGCCCAAGGGCCGGGAGATCGCCGAGGTGATGGCCCGGCGCCACCGGCTGCTCGAGCGGTGGCTGACCGACACGCTCGGGCTGAACTGGGCCGACGCCCACGAGGAAGCCCACCGGCTCGAGCACGCCATCTCGCCGCGCGTCGAGGAGCGGCTGGCCGCGCTGCTCGGCATGCCCAGCACCTGCCCCCACGGCAATCCGATTCCGGGCATGCCCTCAGCCGTCCGCGTCGAGCCGTTCCCGCTCGCACGCGCGAAGGCGGGGACGACGGTCGTGGTGGAGCGCATCACCGAAGAGGCCGAGGCCGACAAGGATCTGCTCGAGTATCTGTGGCGGGCCGAGGTCCGCCCGGGCCGACGCCTCCGCGTCGTGGAGGTCGCCCCGTGGGCGGGCACGATCACGCTCGCGGGCGACGGGCGCACGATCGCGCTCGGGCTCCCGGCGGCCGCCAAAATCTGGGTGTACCGGCCCGAGCGCGCCAGCGCCCCGGCCTGA
- a CDS encoding tetratricopeptide repeat protein produces MTGAVGIAVVVLALGLPLAAFTLWPLRRTGAARFLPLPIDAREQLQEQKRHVLRALRELRFEHEAGHVSDDDYAELAARYEAEAARVLTELDRMGPVAPSAGATPVPAAPRGWRHPLVVTSGALALVGFGVALGAGISRHTSPDPTAGLPMPGSRPLARLDPLPGAPPRQPGSVSPEMLQGMLQAARNSLAEGRYGEAIAAYQAVLKRHPDNVDAMTHLGLIVAIGGHADAALETFDRALAIDPDYGPALLYRGQVLYETKRDTAGAIRSWEQFLKVVPVGEDHERVKRLITEAKTKK; encoded by the coding sequence GTGACGGGCGCCGTCGGCATCGCCGTCGTGGTTCTGGCCCTCGGGCTGCCCCTGGCCGCCTTCACCCTGTGGCCGCTGCGTCGAACGGGCGCCGCGAGGTTCCTGCCGCTGCCCATCGACGCTCGCGAGCAGCTGCAGGAGCAGAAGCGGCACGTGCTGCGAGCGCTCCGGGAGCTGCGGTTCGAGCACGAGGCCGGCCACGTCTCCGACGACGACTATGCCGAGCTGGCCGCCCGCTACGAGGCCGAGGCCGCGCGGGTGCTCACCGAACTGGACCGCATGGGCCCGGTCGCACCGAGCGCCGGGGCCACCCCGGTACCGGCGGCGCCGCGCGGTTGGCGCCATCCGCTCGTCGTCACGTCGGGGGCGCTGGCCCTGGTCGGCTTCGGCGTGGCGCTCGGGGCGGGGATCAGCCGCCACACGAGCCCCGATCCCACCGCCGGTCTGCCGATGCCGGGCTCGCGCCCTCTGGCCAGGCTGGATCCGCTTCCCGGCGCCCCGCCGCGTCAACCGGGCTCGGTGAGCCCGGAGATGCTGCAGGGCATGCTACAGGCCGCCCGGAACAGCCTGGCCGAGGGGCGCTACGGCGAGGCCATCGCTGCCTACCAGGCGGTGCTCAAGCGTCATCCCGACAACGTCGACGCGATGACCCATCTGGGACTCATCGTCGCGATCGGGGGTCACGCCGACGCGGCGCTGGAGACGTTCGACCGCGCGCTGGCCATCGACCCGGACTATGGGCCGGCCCTGCTGTACCGGGGGCAGGTCCTTTACGAGACGAAGCGTGACACGGCCGGCGCTATCCGTTCCTGGGAGCAGTTCCTGAAGGTGGTTCCCGTCGGCGAGGATCACGAGCGGGTCAAGCGCTTGATCACCGAGGCAAAGACGAAAAAGTAA
- a CDS encoding cytochrome c-type biogenesis protein codes for MRTARSPQGLLITLALLTLVAFAPASAQQPARHVDEEQVHAIARQLRCVVCQNLSVADSPSEMANQMRAVIRERLAAGEQPDQVVEYFVDKYGEWILLEPRRRGFTAVVWIVPPLGALIGLAIVALLIVRWTRSRPPTAVTPRLDPAMSERIRREMEAEP; via the coding sequence ATGCGCACGGCGCGCTCACCCCAGGGGCTGCTGATCACGCTAGCCCTGCTCACGCTCGTCGCCTTTGCCCCGGCGTCGGCCCAGCAGCCGGCCCGGCACGTCGACGAGGAGCAAGTGCACGCCATCGCCAGGCAGCTTCGCTGCGTGGTCTGCCAGAACCTCTCCGTCGCCGACTCTCCGTCCGAGATGGCCAACCAGATGCGTGCGGTCATCCGGGAGCGTCTGGCTGCCGGCGAGCAGCCGGACCAGGTCGTCGAGTACTTCGTGGACAAGTACGGCGAATGGATCCTGCTGGAGCCCAGGCGTCGAGGCTTCACCGCGGTGGTGTGGATCGTTCCCCCGCTGGGGGCCCTGATCGGTCTGGCGATCGTGGCGCTGCTCATCGTGCGCTGGACGCGGTCACGCCCGCCGACTGCCGTCACGCCCCGGCTGGATCCGGCGATGAGCGAGCGGATCCGGCGCGAGATGGAGGCCGAGCCGTGA
- a CDS encoding BON domain-containing protein, with the protein MPTPTRAIVVLSGILLIMAGCRTATGRSAGQWIDDKTTTAKVKAAVASTQIGSITRVDVDTSNGTVFLTGVTSTDSERQRIAEAARIAANGKPVTSNLVLATATREEAAASGMVPAASPRTDAQAGQQHLASATPPPATRLKFSRLEAEAPTMGRFAAYDQGGQRVATVYTVPASEFRDSGITTLQAGKHRIDHISIYRQPGGGDPQYHVVLWHVDRRQAQALE; encoded by the coding sequence ATGCCAACACCAACTCGTGCCATCGTCGTGCTCTCGGGAATTCTTCTCATCATGGCCGGCTGCCGGACAGCCACGGGACGAAGCGCTGGCCAGTGGATCGACGACAAGACCACCACAGCAAAAGTGAAGGCCGCCGTCGCCTCGACGCAGATCGGGAGCATAACCCGGGTCGACGTCGACACCAGCAACGGCACCGTCTTCCTCACCGGAGTGACCAGCACGGACAGCGAGCGCCAGCGCATCGCGGAGGCGGCGCGCATAGCCGCCAATGGCAAGCCGGTGACGAGCAACCTCGTCCTGGCGACGGCGACGCGCGAGGAGGCGGCAGCCAGCGGGATGGTCCCCGCCGCCTCGCCCAGGACCGATGCCCAGGCGGGTCAGCAGCACCTGGCCAGTGCGACACCACCGCCGGCCACGCGCCTGAAGTTCAGCCGGCTGGAAGCCGAGGCTCCGACCATGGGCCGGTTCGCCGCCTATGACCAGGGCGGGCAAAGGGTGGCAACCGTATACACGGTCCCGGCATCCGAGTTTCGCGATTCGGGTATCACCACGCTGCAGGCGGGCAAACACCGTATCGATCACATTTCCATCTACCGCCAGCCGGGCGGGGGGGACCCGCAGTACCACGTGGTGCTGTGGCACGTGGACCGGCGGCAGGCGCAAGCACTCGAATAA
- a CDS encoding phosphate-starvation-inducible PsiE family protein, translating to MIARDGVVSYRDHRGGSMAEPAKGRKSAMDNVREVTARAFTRIEDLVYVGLSILLAGSAIVLLGTSVVDFVRHVVAGTLPGTVVELLDRILLILMIVEILYTVQVSFREHALVPEPFLIVGLIAVIRRLLVLSAESAKLLEQGQVAFRSAMVELALLTVTIVALVASLLMLRRRGAQAVAERS from the coding sequence GTGATCGCCCGCGATGGTGTAGTCTCCTACCGAGACCACCGGGGGGGCAGCATGGCCGAGCCGGCCAAGGGCCGGAAGTCCGCGATGGACAACGTGCGGGAGGTGACGGCCCGTGCCTTCACCCGGATCGAGGACCTCGTCTATGTAGGCCTGAGCATCCTGCTCGCCGGCAGCGCGATCGTGCTCCTCGGCACCAGCGTCGTCGACTTCGTCCGCCACGTCGTGGCCGGGACCCTCCCCGGTACCGTGGTGGAACTGCTGGACCGTATTCTGTTGATTCTTATGATCGTGGAGATTCTCTACACGGTGCAGGTGTCGTTCCGGGAGCACGCGCTGGTGCCCGAGCCGTTCTTGATCGTGGGACTCATCGCGGTGATCCGGCGGCTCTTGGTCCTCAGCGCCGAATCCGCGAAACTACTCGAACAGGGTCAGGTCGCCTTCCGCAGCGCGATGGTCGAGCTGGCCCTGCTGACCGTCACCATCGTGGCGCTGGTGGCCTCGCTCTTGATGCTCCGCCGGCGGGGGGCTCAGGCGGTCGCCGAGCGGAGCTAG
- a CDS encoding TlpA disulfide reductase family protein: protein MTRLLRWLIPLSTVPVLVLLAYGFRTNPRDIPSPLVGRPAPAFTLTTFGGQPLSLDAHRGQVVVLNFWASWCYPACYEEAPVLEQGWRQWRDRGVVVLGLDIQDTDDKAKKFIADFGLTFPNARDVTGKVSIDYGVFGVPETFFIDRQGRIHARHVGAVTPEVFRSTVERLLDGGG, encoded by the coding sequence GTGACCCGACTGCTCCGCTGGCTTATCCCGCTGTCGACTGTTCCCGTGCTGGTCCTGCTCGCCTATGGCTTTCGCACCAATCCGCGGGACATCCCCTCGCCGCTGGTGGGCCGGCCAGCCCCCGCCTTCACGCTGACCACCTTCGGCGGCCAGCCCCTCTCGCTGGACGCCCACCGGGGCCAGGTGGTCGTGTTGAACTTCTGGGCCTCGTGGTGCTACCCCGCCTGCTACGAAGAGGCCCCCGTGCTGGAGCAGGGTTGGCGGCAGTGGCGCGACCGGGGCGTCGTGGTCCTGGGGCTGGACATTCAGGACACCGACGACAAGGCGAAGAAGTTCATCGCCGACTTCGGCCTCACCTTCCCCAACGCGCGCGACGTCACCGGCAAGGTCTCGATCGACTACGGCGTCTTCGGGGTTCCGGAAACGTTCTTCATCGACCGGCAGGGTCGCATCCATGCCCGGCACGTGGGCGCGGTCACCCCGGAGGTCTTCCGCTCGACGGTGGAGCGCCTGCTCGACGGGGGCGGCTAG
- a CDS encoding heme lyase CcmF/NrfE family subunit has protein sequence MTPELGQGILLVALGLTLWGVAAATAGGRTGRPALVESAQHAVVGVFALLTLAFALLVYAFLTFDFSVRYVALNTNLGTPFYYRITGVWGALEGSLVLWAWMLGLYSLIVVLGQRERARELYPWVLAVMLVVLTFFLLVMTVAAPPFTRLTPAPANGRGLNPLLEDTGMITHPIALYLGFTGFTVPFAFAIAALVTSRVGDTWITLTRRWTIIAWYFLSLGLLIGGWWSYHVLGWGGYWAWDPVENAAFMPWLTGTAFLHSVMIQERRRMLKLWNITLVILTFSLTMFGTFLTRSGVIASVHAFTQGTVGVFFLAFLALVVLASLVLLSWRWYALRAQGQLDSVVSRESAFLLNNLLLVAVTFTVFFGTVFPLLAEAVRGVKVSVGAPFFNQVNVPLFLGLVFLMGVGPLIAWRRASPENLRRNFLVPVALGAVGAAVFFLLGVRSALAVLALALTLFVAATIGLDVSRATRARLRAGESLFPALGGLLLRHNRRYGGFVVHLGILLIVVGVTGSQAWSVQRESTLAVGETTELAGYRLRFDGLRANEESNHFKVVGRFSVSRNGSPPALMEPTKKFYPQETTPIAGVDYWLGFWEDLYLVLGDFTRDGRQATVKVQVNRLVTWIWIGGFVLTLGAALAILPERRKP, from the coding sequence ATGACCCCCGAGCTGGGACAGGGCATCCTCCTGGTCGCGCTGGGCCTCACTCTGTGGGGCGTCGCCGCCGCCACCGCCGGCGGAAGGACGGGGCGTCCGGCTCTGGTCGAGTCGGCCCAGCATGCGGTCGTGGGCGTCTTCGCGCTGCTCACGCTGGCCTTCGCCCTGCTGGTGTACGCGTTCTTGACCTTCGACTTCTCGGTGCGTTACGTCGCCCTCAACACCAACCTCGGCACTCCGTTCTACTACCGGATCACCGGGGTGTGGGGCGCGCTCGAGGGCTCGCTGGTGCTCTGGGCCTGGATGCTCGGCCTCTACTCGCTGATCGTCGTGCTGGGCCAGCGGGAGCGGGCCCGCGAGCTCTACCCCTGGGTCCTCGCCGTGATGCTCGTCGTCCTGACCTTCTTCCTCCTGGTCATGACCGTGGCCGCCCCACCGTTCACCCGGCTCACGCCGGCGCCCGCCAACGGTCGCGGCCTCAACCCGTTGCTCGAGGACACGGGCATGATCACGCATCCCATCGCGCTCTACCTGGGCTTCACGGGTTTCACCGTGCCCTTCGCGTTCGCCATCGCCGCGCTGGTGACCAGCCGCGTCGGCGATACCTGGATCACCCTGACCCGCCGGTGGACGATCATCGCCTGGTACTTCCTCTCCCTCGGCCTGCTCATCGGGGGGTGGTGGAGCTACCACGTGCTGGGCTGGGGCGGCTACTGGGCCTGGGACCCCGTGGAGAACGCCGCCTTCATGCCCTGGCTGACCGGCACGGCCTTCCTGCACTCGGTCATGATCCAGGAGCGCCGGCGCATGCTGAAGCTCTGGAACATCACGCTGGTGATCCTCACCTTCAGCCTGACGATGTTCGGCACCTTCCTGACCCGCTCCGGCGTGATCGCCTCCGTCCACGCCTTCACCCAGGGCACGGTCGGCGTCTTCTTTCTGGCGTTCCTCGCCCTGGTCGTGCTGGCCTCCCTGGTCCTCCTGTCCTGGCGCTGGTACGCGCTGCGCGCCCAGGGACAGCTCGATTCCGTCGTCTCCCGGGAGTCCGCCTTCCTGCTCAACAACCTGCTGCTGGTCGCGGTCACGTTCACCGTCTTCTTCGGCACGGTGTTCCCGCTGCTGGCCGAGGCGGTGCGCGGGGTCAAGGTCAGCGTGGGCGCGCCCTTCTTCAATCAGGTGAACGTGCCACTGTTCCTCGGCCTCGTCTTCCTGATGGGCGTGGGGCCGCTCATCGCCTGGCGCCGCGCCTCGCCCGAGAATTTGCGCCGGAACTTTCTCGTCCCGGTCGCCCTGGGCGCGGTCGGCGCGGCGGTGTTCTTCTTGCTCGGTGTCCGCTCCGCTCTGGCGGTGCTGGCGCTGGCCCTGACGCTCTTCGTCGCCGCGACCATCGGGCTCGACGTCAGCCGGGCCACCCGCGCGCGGCTGCGCGCGGGCGAGTCGCTGTTCCCCGCCCTCGGCGGCCTGCTGCTACGCCACAACCGACGCTACGGCGGCTTCGTGGTCCACCTGGGGATTCTCCTGATCGTGGTCGGCGTGACCGGGTCGCAGGCGTGGTCGGTGCAGCGCGAGTCGACCCTGGCGGTGGGCGAGACCACGGAGCTGGCCGGCTACCGCCTGCGCTTCGACGGGCTGCGGGCCAACGAGGAGTCCAACCATTTCAAGGTCGTGGGCCGCTTCTCGGTGAGCCGCAACGGCTCGCCCCCGGCCCTCATGGAGCCGACCAAGAAGTTCTACCCGCAGGAGACGACGCCGATCGCCGGCGTGGACTACTGGCTGGGGTTCTGGGAGGACCTCTACCTGGTCCTGGGCGACTTCACGCGGGATGGGCGGCAGGCCACCGTCAAGGTCCAGGTCAACCGCCTGGTCACCTGGATCTGGATCGGCGGCTTCGTCCTCACCCTCGGCGCGGCGCTGGCGATCCTGCCCGAGCGTCGGAAGCCGTGA
- a CDS encoding cytochrome c maturation protein CcmE: protein MKPKFVFGGLVIVLALAYLIYSGVTQSAVYFVTPSELTAAPVAGKAYRLGGLVTPGSLSWEPKTLDLRFVLTDGKSTVAVRHKGTAPDLFGEGRGAVVEGSWAPEGYFKATLIMAKHSEEYQAPADGEAGYRELMRSLQAPQ from the coding sequence ATGAAGCCCAAGTTCGTGTTCGGCGGTCTCGTGATCGTGCTCGCCCTCGCTTACCTCATCTACTCCGGGGTGACGCAGTCGGCCGTCTACTTCGTCACGCCATCGGAGCTGACGGCGGCGCCGGTGGCAGGCAAGGCGTATCGCCTGGGAGGCCTCGTCACGCCCGGCTCCCTCAGCTGGGAGCCGAAGACCCTGGACCTCAGATTCGTCCTGACCGATGGCAAGAGCACCGTAGCAGTCCGCCACAAGGGGACGGCGCCCGACCTGTTCGGTGAGGGACGAGGCGCCGTGGTCGAGGGCTCCTGGGCGCCCGAGGGCTACTTCAAGGCCACGCTGATCATGGCCAAGCACTCGGAGGAGTATCAAGCGCCTGCCGACGGCGAGGCCGGGTACCGGGAGCTGATGCGGTCGCTCCAGGCCCCCCAATGA
- the ccsA gene encoding cytochrome c biogenesis protein CcsA, whose protein sequence is MTRPLGWLAALGLAAGLVLAFAVAPREAVQGNVQRIMYLHVPSVLVAYLAFAVVLVASIAYLARRREGADRLAQASAEAGVLFTGITIGSGAIWGKPTWGTWWTWDARLTTVAILFVMYLGYLLLRSMIEDRERAARYSAVLGILAALDIPLVHFSVHWWRTLHQPPSILKPGPSTMPPIFVAVLLVNLAAFTLLYAWFVTKRVRLLRREQEALA, encoded by the coding sequence GTGACTCGCCCTCTGGGATGGCTCGCCGCCCTGGGTTTGGCCGCGGGGCTGGTGCTGGCCTTCGCCGTCGCGCCGCGAGAGGCGGTCCAGGGCAACGTGCAGCGCATCATGTACCTGCACGTCCCCAGCGTGCTGGTCGCCTACCTCGCCTTCGCCGTGGTCCTCGTCGCCTCCATCGCGTACCTCGCCCGGCGGCGGGAGGGTGCCGACCGTCTGGCCCAGGCCTCCGCCGAAGCCGGAGTGCTCTTCACCGGCATCACGATCGGCTCGGGCGCCATCTGGGGGAAACCGACCTGGGGGACCTGGTGGACGTGGGACGCGCGTCTCACCACCGTGGCCATCCTGTTCGTGATGTATCTCGGCTATCTCCTGCTGCGCTCCATGATCGAGGACCGCGAGCGCGCCGCCCGCTATTCGGCGGTGCTCGGTATCCTGGCCGCGCTCGACATCCCGCTCGTGCATTTTTCCGTGCACTGGTGGCGGACACTGCACCAGCCCCCCTCGATCCTCAAGCCGGGGCCAAGCACGATGCCGCCCATCTTCGTGGCCGTGCTGCTCGTCAATCTGGCCGCGTTCACCCTCCTCTACGCGTGGTTCGTGACCAAGCGCGTGCGCTTGCTGCGCCGGGAGCAGGAGGCCCTGGCCTGA